From the genome of Chanos chanos chromosome 5, fChaCha1.1, whole genome shotgun sequence, one region includes:
- the tefa gene encoding TEF transcription factor, PAR bZIP family member a isoform X1 has product MSVEPITVTLEPDTGSSAAFPVVLKKIMEIPPPNLLEGDDENDKEKLCAGDSGDCSVGGSGMGPSAALTPAIWDKTIPYDGETFHLEYMDLEEFLMENGIPASLDEEQQKGLTKENSQRQQTERLPTDSTSQTKTTPPVPVSLLPVMELDQCEEEVVTITISNSGKEDAEDKGANADKDRVTPDPIDPEDIEIEVNYDPDPTDLVLSSVPGGELFNPRKHRFSEEELKPQPMIKKAKKVFVPDEQKDEKYWQRRKKNNAAAKRSRDARRLKENQITVRAAFLERENAALRQEVAELRKDFGRYKNVVSRYEAKFGPLAPAEDL; this is encoded by the exons ATGTCGGTTGAGCCGATCACAGTTACGCTGGAGCCGGACACCGGTTCTTCAGCCGCGTTTCCAGTGGTTTTGAAGAAAATAATGGAAATTCCCCCACCGAATTTACTCGAAGGTGACGACG aaaatgacaaagagaaacTTTGTGCTGGGGATTCTGGAGACTGTAGTGTTGGAGGTAGCGGGATGGGACCTTCTGCCGCCCTGACTCCTGCAATCTGGGACAAGACCATTCCCTACGATGGGGAGACCTTCCATCTGGAATACATGGATCTCGAGGAGTTTCTCATGGAAAATGGCATTCCTGCCTCGTTGGACGAGGAACAGCAGAAGGGTCTGACCAAGGAGAACTCCCAGCGGCAGCAGACAGAAAGGTTACCTACTGACTCCACCTCCCAGACGAAGACTACCCCACCtgttccagtctctctcctgcctGTCATGGAGCTTGACCAATGTGAGGAAGAGGTGGTCACAATTACCATATCTAACTCCGGCAAAGAGGACGCAGAAGATAAAG gtgCGAATGCAGACAAAGACCGCGTGACCCCTGACCCGATCGATCCGGAAGACATTGAAATAGAAGTGAATTATGACCCGGATCCCACAGACCTGGTGCTCTCCAGCGTGCCTGGAGGAGAACTCTTCAACCCCCGCAAGCACCGCTTCTCAGAGGAGGAGCTGAAACCACAGCCCATGATCAAGAAAGCCAAGAAAGTGTTTGTGCCTGACGAACAGAAG GATGAGAAATACTGgcagagaaggaagaagaacaacGCCGCGGCTAAGCGTTCACGTGACGCCCGGAGGCTGAAAGAGAACCAGATCACAGTACGGGCAGCCTTTCTCGAGCGGGAAAACGCAGCGCTGAGGCAGGAAGTAGCTGAGCTACGGAAGGACTTTGGACGCTACAAGAACGTTGTTTCCCGCTATGAGGCCAAATTCGGACCACT
- the tefa gene encoding TEF transcription factor, PAR bZIP family member a isoform X2 produces the protein MSSEIPEIFKALLEYPFSVPTFDDNENDKEKLCAGDSGDCSVGGSGMGPSAALTPAIWDKTIPYDGETFHLEYMDLEEFLMENGIPASLDEEQQKGLTKENSQRQQTERLPTDSTSQTKTTPPVPVSLLPVMELDQCEEEVVTITISNSGKEDAEDKGANADKDRVTPDPIDPEDIEIEVNYDPDPTDLVLSSVPGGELFNPRKHRFSEEELKPQPMIKKAKKVFVPDEQKDEKYWQRRKKNNAAAKRSRDARRLKENQITVRAAFLERENAALRQEVAELRKDFGRYKNVVSRYEAKFGPLAPAEDL, from the exons ATGTCTTCAGAAATTCCGGAAATTTTCAAAGCCTTGCTTGAATACCCTTTCTCAGTTCCCACCTTTGACGATAACG aaaatgacaaagagaaacTTTGTGCTGGGGATTCTGGAGACTGTAGTGTTGGAGGTAGCGGGATGGGACCTTCTGCCGCCCTGACTCCTGCAATCTGGGACAAGACCATTCCCTACGATGGGGAGACCTTCCATCTGGAATACATGGATCTCGAGGAGTTTCTCATGGAAAATGGCATTCCTGCCTCGTTGGACGAGGAACAGCAGAAGGGTCTGACCAAGGAGAACTCCCAGCGGCAGCAGACAGAAAGGTTACCTACTGACTCCACCTCCCAGACGAAGACTACCCCACCtgttccagtctctctcctgcctGTCATGGAGCTTGACCAATGTGAGGAAGAGGTGGTCACAATTACCATATCTAACTCCGGCAAAGAGGACGCAGAAGATAAAG gtgCGAATGCAGACAAAGACCGCGTGACCCCTGACCCGATCGATCCGGAAGACATTGAAATAGAAGTGAATTATGACCCGGATCCCACAGACCTGGTGCTCTCCAGCGTGCCTGGAGGAGAACTCTTCAACCCCCGCAAGCACCGCTTCTCAGAGGAGGAGCTGAAACCACAGCCCATGATCAAGAAAGCCAAGAAAGTGTTTGTGCCTGACGAACAGAAG GATGAGAAATACTGgcagagaaggaagaagaacaacGCCGCGGCTAAGCGTTCACGTGACGCCCGGAGGCTGAAAGAGAACCAGATCACAGTACGGGCAGCCTTTCTCGAGCGGGAAAACGCAGCGCTGAGGCAGGAAGTAGCTGAGCTACGGAAGGACTTTGGACGCTACAAGAACGTTGTTTCCCGCTATGAGGCCAAATTCGGACCACT